One stretch of Halichoerus grypus chromosome 8, mHalGry1.hap1.1, whole genome shotgun sequence DNA includes these proteins:
- the CCNB2 gene encoding G2/mitotic-specific cyclin-B2 isoform X2, which yields MALLRRPTVSTDLENADTGVNSKAKSHVTIRRAVLEEIGNRVTTRATQVAKKAQNTKIPVQPTKTNVNKQLKPTASVKPVQMEVLAPKEDISMKEENLCQAFSDALLCKIEDIDHEDWENPQLCSDYVKDIYQYLRQLEVLQSINPHFLDGREINGRMRAILVDWLVQVHSKFRLLQETLYMCVAIMDRFLQVQPVSRKKLQLVGITALLLASKYEEMFSPNIEDFVYITDNAYTSSQIREMETLILKELKFELGRPLPLHFLRRASKAGEVDVEQHTLAKYLMELTLIDYDMVHYHPSKVAAAASCLSQKVLRQGKWNLKQQYYTGYTENEVLEVMQHMAKNVVKVNENLTKFIAIKNKYASSKLLKISTIPQLNSKAVQELASPLMGRS from the exons gtgtccACTGATTTGGAGAATGCTGACACTGGAGTTAATTCTAAAGCTAAGAGTCATGTGACAATCAGACGGGCAGTTTTAGAAGAAATTGGAAATAGAGTTACAACCAGAGCTACACAAGTAGCTAAG AAAGCTCAGAACACCAAAATACCTGTTCAACCCACCAAAACAAATGTCAACAAACAACTGAAACCTACTGCTTCTGTGAAACCAGTACAGATGGAAGTGTTGGCTCCAAAG GAGGATATCTCCATGAAGGAAGAGAATCTCTGCCAAGCTTTCTCTGATGCCTTGCTCTGCAAAATCGAGGACATTGATCATGAGGACTGGGAGAACCCTCAGCTCTGCAGCGACTACGTTAAGGATATCTACCAGTATCTACGGCAGCTTGAG GTTCTGCAATCCATAAATCCACACTTCTTAGATGGAAGAGAGATAAACGGACGCATGCGCGCCATCCTGGTGGACTGGCTGGTGCAGGTCCACTCCAAGTTTAGGCTGCTTCAGGAGACTCTGTACATGTGCGTCGCCATCATGGACCGATTTTTACAG GTTCAGCCTGTTTCTCGTAAGAAGCTTCAACTGGTTGGGATTACAGCTCTGCTCTTGGCTTCCAAATATGAGGAGATGTTTTCTCCAAATATTGAAGACTTCGTTTACATCACAGACAATGCTTATACCAGTTCCCAAATCCGAGAGATGGAAACACTGATTTTGAAAGAACTGAAATTTGAGTTGGGTCGACCTTTGCCACTACATTTCTTAAGGCGGGCATCAAAAGCTGGGGAG GTCGATGTGGAACAGCACACTTTAGCCAAATATCTGATGGAGCTGACTCTCATTGACTACGACATGGTACATTATCACCCTTCAAAGGTGGCAGCGGCTGCATCCTGCCTGTCCCAGAAGGTTCTGCGCCAAGGAAAATGG AACTTAAAGCAGCAGTATTATACTGGATACACAGAAAATGAAGTATTGGAAGTCATGCAGCACATGGCCAAAAATGTAGTGAAAGTTAACGAAAACTTAACAAAATTCATC GCCATCAAGAATAAGTATGCAAGCAGCAAACTCCTGAAGATCAGCACAATTCCTCAGCTGAACTCAAAAGCTGTCCAAGAGCTTGCCTCCCCTCTGATGGGACGGTCCTAG
- the CCNB2 gene encoding G2/mitotic-specific cyclin-B2 isoform X1: MALLRRPTVSTDLENADTGVNSKAKSHVTIRRAVLEEIGNRVTTRATQVAKKAQNTKIPVQPTKTNVNKQLKPTASVKPVQMEVLAPKGPSTPQEDISMKEENLCQAFSDALLCKIEDIDHEDWENPQLCSDYVKDIYQYLRQLEVLQSINPHFLDGREINGRMRAILVDWLVQVHSKFRLLQETLYMCVAIMDRFLQVQPVSRKKLQLVGITALLLASKYEEMFSPNIEDFVYITDNAYTSSQIREMETLILKELKFELGRPLPLHFLRRASKAGEVDVEQHTLAKYLMELTLIDYDMVHYHPSKVAAAASCLSQKVLRQGKWNLKQQYYTGYTENEVLEVMQHMAKNVVKVNENLTKFIAIKNKYASSKLLKISTIPQLNSKAVQELASPLMGRS; this comes from the exons gtgtccACTGATTTGGAGAATGCTGACACTGGAGTTAATTCTAAAGCTAAGAGTCATGTGACAATCAGACGGGCAGTTTTAGAAGAAATTGGAAATAGAGTTACAACCAGAGCTACACAAGTAGCTAAG AAAGCTCAGAACACCAAAATACCTGTTCAACCCACCAAAACAAATGTCAACAAACAACTGAAACCTACTGCTTCTGTGAAACCAGTACAGATGGAAGTGTTGGCTCCAAAG GGTCCTTCCACCCCACAGGAGGATATCTCCATGAAGGAAGAGAATCTCTGCCAAGCTTTCTCTGATGCCTTGCTCTGCAAAATCGAGGACATTGATCATGAGGACTGGGAGAACCCTCAGCTCTGCAGCGACTACGTTAAGGATATCTACCAGTATCTACGGCAGCTTGAG GTTCTGCAATCCATAAATCCACACTTCTTAGATGGAAGAGAGATAAACGGACGCATGCGCGCCATCCTGGTGGACTGGCTGGTGCAGGTCCACTCCAAGTTTAGGCTGCTTCAGGAGACTCTGTACATGTGCGTCGCCATCATGGACCGATTTTTACAG GTTCAGCCTGTTTCTCGTAAGAAGCTTCAACTGGTTGGGATTACAGCTCTGCTCTTGGCTTCCAAATATGAGGAGATGTTTTCTCCAAATATTGAAGACTTCGTTTACATCACAGACAATGCTTATACCAGTTCCCAAATCCGAGAGATGGAAACACTGATTTTGAAAGAACTGAAATTTGAGTTGGGTCGACCTTTGCCACTACATTTCTTAAGGCGGGCATCAAAAGCTGGGGAG GTCGATGTGGAACAGCACACTTTAGCCAAATATCTGATGGAGCTGACTCTCATTGACTACGACATGGTACATTATCACCCTTCAAAGGTGGCAGCGGCTGCATCCTGCCTGTCCCAGAAGGTTCTGCGCCAAGGAAAATGG AACTTAAAGCAGCAGTATTATACTGGATACACAGAAAATGAAGTATTGGAAGTCATGCAGCACATGGCCAAAAATGTAGTGAAAGTTAACGAAAACTTAACAAAATTCATC GCCATCAAGAATAAGTATGCAAGCAGCAAACTCCTGAAGATCAGCACAATTCCTCAGCTGAACTCAAAAGCTGTCCAAGAGCTTGCCTCCCCTCTGATGGGACGGTCCTAG